TGATTCCGATGTTCTTGTATTCAATGGAAAAAcggtaattaaaaatttcttcaacaaaaaaaaaactgtagaGGTATATGAAAGGAAGCTCATAGAGGACAAGTTGGGTTTGTATCAAGATGAGTTAATTAACCTGTCGCTACTCTGTGGATGTGATTATACCATTGGTGTCCATGGAGTTGGAATAGTAAACGCCTTGGAGATTATTAAAGCCTTTCCCACTTTTGAAGATTTGAAAAAACTAAAGGAAATCGTATCCAACCCTTTTAGAGACCTCAGCAAGGATGACAAATATTTCAACAACGAGGAAGTTCAGCGTTTTCTAAAGAcgcataaaaattataaactaAATTGGATATTTCCAAAGAATTTTCCCGACAGGGAAGTCTACAAATGCTTCAAATACCCCAAGGTATGTACAGACATAGAGAAATTCCAATGGCATCTTCCAAACCTAACTCATATTAGCAGATTCTTACAGAAAGAGACAAACATcgcggaggaaaaaatttataatgtGCTGAATcctattttgcaaaaatacgATGTTAAAGTTAGAAGTTACCAGCTCAAGATACACGATTTTTTCCCAATGAttgaaaggaagagaaagagcGTCGACAATTTGATAGATATCATTCGCGACAACCAGAAgggtaaaagaagaagcactAACAGCGGTAAAAGAGGCAAAGACGCAAAGAGCAACAAGGCTACCAGTGGAAGAAGTTCCACACTGGGAAGAGATATCACATCACTCATTGACTTGAACCCCGCTGGGGTCATTCGGTCCAAGCGTATGACGACAGCATTGGACCACATAAAGGGTCGCGGTCGTTCTCGCAAAAGGGCCTCCCAAGGATAGATACGGCAATAAGAGGAAATGCACCTGATGATACGAAGCcgaacccctttttttttggggggggccTCCCTTAGCTCGTTCCTTTTTGCCAACTGTGCGCACTCCTCACACTGttacgcctttttttttttttttttttttttcgtaagtTTTTTAGTGCATTGAGTTACACAGCGGCGTTACTATTAGCCTTACTATTAGCCTTACTATTAGCCTTACTATTAGCCTTACTATTAGCCTTACTATTAGCCTTACTATTAGCCTTACTATTAGCCTTACTATTAGCCTTACTATTAGCCTTACTATTAGCCTTACTATTAGCCTTACTATTAGCCTTACTATTAGCCTTACTAATGGCGTAATATTTGTGTTAGCGTCCCTACCCACGTCACAACTCTTGTCATCGTCACTATTGTGATTATCGAAACCGATACCCTCTGGGGTGTTGTCATTATTATCGttcatgtgcatgtatatgcgcacgcaaaaaaaaaaaaaaaaaaaaaaaaaattggaaatgtagaaaagtgcaaaaaatgcaaaggaaGAGAGACGAACATGCTAGATGGACAACCTTAACGTGAAGGGCGCGACGGACGTTCTATACACCTAGCAGCGTGCACCCGAAAGGTGGGCTGtaacgcttttttttttttttttttttttttttttttccgcctaGTTAGTTGATCGCTGGCGGCACGTAGTTCGGGTCCTTCTTCAGAATGACGATTCCTTCGAGAGTATCGTTGACGGGGATGTCTGCggaaagggaggggggggggggggggaagtgcAATGGGGTAGATGTAATGTGGAACACAACCGTTGGTAGGAAGTGGCAAATCCAGACGCACATGCAACTGGTCCACTTACATTCCTCTGTGGCTATCTCCGCCCGGTCTGTGTGCAAAAGCAGGACAGGCGTCACGTGGGTCTGGAACCCGGTGATTGTTTTGGGCTTTCCGACTTGCCCGACGACGTCAACGGCCTGGACGAGGGTGAGAGAGGTAACAAGGATGATCATATGTAGGGGATGCAAGAAGGTGTAATGACAAGTTGACCAAATACGGGGGGTTGATAACACGTAATGGGTGTAAACGGGTGCAATGGCGGGGAGCTAACCTGGCCTACGCGCACCGAGATGGGAAGAGGCTCCAAGTCCTCATTCACGGTGACGAGCATACGCGGATAAATGCTGGGCACGAGGTGGTAGAGCAAGTAGTGATATTTGCCCAATATGGTTGTCTTCAGTTGAAGACAAGCGTGGATGGTAACAAGGAGGGATCCCAGAGCAACGTGGTTGATAATGGATCGATTCGAATGAAGAGGGTTAATAGTTAGTAGCCCTTTTCCCATGTACAGTAAACCTTGAGATAGTCTAACAACGAAGGTAGCATTAGCATCTTTACAATAAAAGGTAGACAACTGTCTTAACAATATAGCTATACGTGAATTGTTGGTCCCGGCACCAACGAACCCCAAGGACATAATCGCATGCAAAGCCACATCTGCATCCTGATCATGAGTCAGTTTGGAGAGAATATCTACGATGTTTGGTTTAGGGAAGGATGTAAATAGTAGCGCCAGAGCTAAGGGTACTGCTTTCTTCTGGTTCAAGTTTGAGTATTGTAAGAAGTGGTCAATGATTCTTGTTGTCATTTCGGAACTAATGTCATCCGTTAGGGCTATCAGAGCAATGTTAAGGATAGCTACACACTGGTCTAGATTGTCTTCCGTCTGGGGAACATTCCCTCCTGAGCCACTTCCTGCATTGGTATTACCTTTCCCATCAGGTGGACCAGACTTGCCGCTTTTACTACCTAAGGTGTTGACTCTCTTGCCATCCAGAGTGAGTCCTTTCGTTTCTGCACCCTGGAGAGTTTTTCCATCAACAGCATTAGCACCATGGGAGGGAGGATGATCACCTGGTTTTGTGAAACCATCCAcattaacctttttttcatttctcttcTCCACCAAAACTTGTAACATTTTCTGAACCTTCAAAACGTCGTTGGACCCAGCGAAGGCCATACCTTCCACAGTGGTGATCATATATTTTGCGATCGGGTGTTTGATTATTTCTAAAGCTGACAAAGTAGCTTCGCATTTTTCTCTTGAACAGAGAAACAAAAGCCCTAAGGCAACTGCATATAATTTGGCGATAGGTTGGTCAAGCGAGTTGTTaactttttctctctccataACAGTATCAATAATGTATTCTGCaatttctctattttgtgaACCCACAAATACTAGTCCTAATGATACGGCTGCAAACACGCTGCACTCTATTATACAGCCATTATCTACAAGTGGTGGTATGAGTACATCTAGGAGGTTCTCCTTCCCTGACCCAGCATATGCATAACCAAAGCCTAATATGGctcctattttttccatcgtATTCTCTGCATCTATGTGTTCAGATAATAATGCAAAGGCAGGATCACATTCGTTTCTCACATTGGTACAAGCTAACCCGAAAGCCATCAGAGAACCTGCCTTCACATACTGATCACTACTGTATTGAAATTTGTCTATTTGGGACAACCCTTCATCTATATTCCACATGAGGAGTAATCCCATAGATGCAGTTGCACTCATCAAGCCAtaatctttatttttaaaaatccaAAGAGACGAGTTAACTGTCATTAGTTTATCTTTACAAAAACCAGCATTCACAAATGCATTTACAAAGGAGGACGATAAGTTTTGCTTTGCAGAATCCCATACATTTgtattcctcttttcttcaaGGTGTGTTTTGTAAATATCTTCTGGCAATTTTGGTTCTTCTACATCTAAATCTTTGGCTAGCTTCAAAAATATGGAAGATAAATGTTCACCTGAGGAAAGACTAGATAGCTGGTTCAGATCCATGTGAGGGTATCGAATCACTTCCTCCTGGGTAAACTCCAAATGGACTGAATGTCTAGAACAAATTAAAGCCATCTGCTTGCATGTAAGCATATCCCCACATTCAAAAAGGAGATCCTTGATCTTCTCTATCCTGTTTACCCTcagtaaaatttttaaatattctaCGTATCTCTTGTGCTTCTTTAAAATCTGTAAAATCACATCCATCAATTTGTAGTATTCCTCCGTTGAGGAACTGTAATGAGTTATGTTTAGTAGATATAGGATAGACCTTTCACACGACTTTTCATCCACGTATAGGGGAATGTCGTTAATTTTATCCACCTCAATCAACAAATCGATCCCCTCATATTCTGTGTTGTGGTTAAAACAGTATGGCACGATGATGTTCACAAGTTCGTAAATATGGTTGATCATGTGCACTCCTTTCGGCGTGCTTACAGGTGCTCCTGTCGGGGGGATGCTACTACCTGTCATCGTAGGGGAAGTAGCAGTCGCAAGGGAAGGGGATGACGATGCTACTGCTCCACCGGGAGTAACCACCGACCCAGAGACAGAGGATTCCTcctcttttacatttttaaactCTACCAACAGCTTACTAATTAAATTCTTTATGTACTCATGGCCATAATTCACTAAAtcccttttatttcccaTGATGATATATTTAACGATGTTGTTTTCATCACCTATTGTCGTGGACAAGGCACTTATCATGTtactcattttctttttgcatt
This genomic window from Plasmodium knowlesi strain H genome assembly, chromosome: 4 contains:
- a CDS encoding 26S proteasome regulatory subunit RPN1, putative encodes the protein MTAEDKKAVSIKVPVKPKEADEKRRKLNNLKIKNEELNEEEKKKKEELELLITRLRDDDPDVVNLSITMLNKEIIDTSGILTSSLLALKVLKTHYNTLLEIHENMKFEECKKKMSNMISALSTTIGDENNIVKYIIMGNKRDLVNYGHEYIKNLISKLLVEFKNVKEEESSVSGSVVTPGGAVASSSPSLATATSPTMTGSSIPPTGAPVSTPKGVHMINHIYELVNIIVPYCFNHNTEYEGIDLLIEVDKINDIPLYVDEKSCERSILYLLNITHYSSSTEEYYKLMDVILQILKKHKRYVEYLKILLRVNRIEKIKDLLFECGDMLTCKQMALICSRHSVHLEFTQEEVIRYPHMDLNQLSSLSSGEHLSSIFLKLAKDLDVEEPKLPEDIYKTHLEEKRNTNVWDSAKQNLSSSFVNAFVNAGFCKDKLMTVNSSLWIFKNKDYGLMSATASMGLLLMWNIDEGLSQIDKFQYSSDQYVKAGSLMAFGLACTNVRNECDPAFALLSEHIDAENTMEKIGAILGFGYAYAGSGKENLLDVLIPPLVDNGCIIECSVFAAVSLGLVFVGSQNREIAEYIIDTVMEREKVNNSLDQPIAKLYAVALGLLFLCSREKCEATLSALEIIKHPIAKYMITTVEGMAFAGSNDVLKVQKMLQVLVEKRNEKKVNVDGFTKPGDHPPSHGANAVDGKTLQGAETKGLTLDGKRVNTLGSKSGKSGPPDGKGNTNAGSGSGGNVPQTEDNLDQCVAILNIALIALTDDISSEMTTRIIDHFLQYSNLNQKKAVPLALALLFTSFPKPNIVDILSKLTHDQDADVALHAIMSLGFVGAGTNNSRIAILLRQLSTFYCKDANATFVVRLSQGLLYMGKGLLTINPLHSNRSIINHVALGSLLVTIHACLQLKTTILGKYHYLLYHLVPSIYPRMLVTVNEDLEPLPISVRVGQAVDVVGQVGKPKTITGFQTHVTPVLLLHTDRAEIATEEYIPVNDTLEGIVILKKDPNYVPPAIN